A window of Taeniopygia guttata chromosome 14, bTaeGut7.mat, whole genome shotgun sequence contains these coding sequences:
- the MPV17L gene encoding mpv17-like protein isoform X2 encodes MAGALLRGVRRFPWLCNVLLYGGLFAAGDAAQQLLRGQPPDWAQTRRVALVALAFHGNFSYVWLRALERALPGRRPPAVLGKVLCDQLLGAPVAVLAFYTGMSILQRKEDIFSDCKKKFWNTYKLSNFILIPVHLRTAYTGLCGFVWASFICFSQQSGDGTAKSAFMWLQGEKVNADEEPSDK; translated from the exons ATGGCCGGGGCGCTGCTGCGCGGGGTGCGGCGCTTCCCGTGGCTCTGCAACGTGCTGCTCTACGGGGGGCTGTTCGCGGCGGGGGACGCGGCGCAGCAGCTGCTGCGGGGACAGCCGCCCGACTGGGCGCAGACGCGCCGGGTGGCGCTGGTGGCCCTGGCCTTCCACGGCAACTTCAGCTACGTGTGGCTGCGGGCGCTGGAGCGGGCGCTgcccggccgccgcccgcccgccgtGCTGGGCAAGGTGCTCTGCGATCAGCTGCTGGGCGCGCCCGTCGCCGTCCTCGCCTTCTACACGG GTATGAGCATCCTTCAGAGGAAAGAGGACATCTTTTCAGactgtaaaaagaaattttggaaTACATATAAG CTGTCAAACTTCATTTTGATCCCAGTTCACCTGAGAACAGCTTACACTGGGCTCTGTGGCTTTGTCTGGGCTTCCTTCATTTGCTTTTCCCAACAGAGTGGAGATGGCACAGCAAAGTCAGCCTTCATGTGGCTCCAAGGAGAGAAGGTCAATGCAGATGAAGAGCCATCAGACAAATAA
- the MPV17L gene encoding mpv17-like protein isoform X1, whose protein sequence is MAGALLRGVRRFPWLCNVLLYGGLFAAGDAAQQLLRGQPPDWAQTRRVALVALAFHGNFSYVWLRALERALPGRRPPAVLGKVLCDQLLGAPVAVLAFYTGMSILQRKEDIFSDCKKKFWNTYKTGLMYWPFVQLSNFILIPVHLRTAYTGLCGFVWASFICFSQQSGDGTAKSAFMWLQGEKVNADEEPSDK, encoded by the exons ATGGCCGGGGCGCTGCTGCGCGGGGTGCGGCGCTTCCCGTGGCTCTGCAACGTGCTGCTCTACGGGGGGCTGTTCGCGGCGGGGGACGCGGCGCAGCAGCTGCTGCGGGGACAGCCGCCCGACTGGGCGCAGACGCGCCGGGTGGCGCTGGTGGCCCTGGCCTTCCACGGCAACTTCAGCTACGTGTGGCTGCGGGCGCTGGAGCGGGCGCTgcccggccgccgcccgcccgccgtGCTGGGCAAGGTGCTCTGCGATCAGCTGCTGGGCGCGCCCGTCGCCGTCCTCGCCTTCTACACGG GTATGAGCATCCTTCAGAGGAAAGAGGACATCTTTTCAGactgtaaaaagaaattttggaaTACATATAAG ACAGGACTGATGTACTGGCCTTTTGTGCAG CTGTCAAACTTCATTTTGATCCCAGTTCACCTGAGAACAGCTTACACTGGGCTCTGTGGCTTTGTCTGGGCTTCCTTCATTTGCTTTTCCCAACAGAGTGGAGATGGCACAGCAAAGTCAGCCTTCATGTGGCTCCAAGGAGAGAAGGTCAATGCAGATGAAGAGCCATCAGACAAATAA